Proteins from a genomic interval of Staphylococcus debuckii:
- a CDS encoding DoxX family protein, which yields MLLRYLNNIKVGKELLQASEPKIKGNPQMKETFENVFGLPGNMVTVAGTIEATSGLLFLLSFGNKKMTRIATVLTFGVLSVAAYKHYEAGHGKAGAQHALDLMKLAGLSTLDTISLPSCKK from the coding sequence ATGTTATTACGCTATTTAAACAATATTAAAGTTGGTAAAGAATTATTACAAGCATCAGAACCTAAAATAAAAGGTAACCCACAAATGAAAGAAACTTTCGAAAATGTTTTTGGATTGCCTGGTAATATGGTAACTGTAGCAGGGACAATCGAAGCTACAAGTGGCCTTTTATTCTTACTAAGCTTTGGTAATAAAAAAATGACACGTATTGCGACAGTATTAACATTCGGAGTGTTAAGCGTTGCAGCATATAAACACTATGAAGCAGGACATGGTAAAGCAGGCGCACAACATGCATTAGATTTAATGAAACTTGCAGGTTTATCTACATTAGATACAATCTCATTACCAAGCTGCAAAAAATAA
- a CDS encoding transcriptional regulator, SarA/Rot family, with the protein MTEKIVINDLPKFVKVAQKVREINGHIKSEHQISFEELFILNYIESSEKDRSEFNVKEIIQLSNLKPYFISKAIQKLKERNLLSKKRNKNDERTVILVIDENQRKEIDALCADIGKIF; encoded by the coding sequence ATGACAGAAAAAATAGTTATTAATGACCTTCCGAAATTTGTCAAAGTTGCTCAAAAGGTAAGAGAAATTAATGGACACATTAAAAGTGAACATCAAATTTCGTTTGAAGAGTTATTTATCTTAAACTATATCGAAAGTAGCGAAAAAGATCGTTCTGAATTTAACGTTAAGGAAATTATTCAATTATCGAATCTTAAACCATATTTTATTTCCAAAGCGATTCAAAAATTAAAAGAACGTAATTTGCTAAGTAAAAAAAGAAACAAAAATGACGAGAGAACCGTCATTTTAGTTATTGATGAAAATCAACGCAAAGAAATTGATGCACTATGTGCAGATATCGGTAAAATTTTTTAA